A genomic window from Lotus japonicus ecotype B-129 chromosome 1, LjGifu_v1.2 includes:
- the LOC130714833 gene encoding uncharacterized protein At1g10890-like, translated as MGRSVSRSRSPSYRSSRRRRRRYSPPPSSRSSRRRRRHRSRSSSSHSPSRSPTPKPKKDPPPSPLNKRRQHEEELKLLEEETARKIEEAIRKNVEEKLNSDEVRLEIERRVAEGVKTLFDDVEAQLGKEKEDALAEARRKEEQARKEREELDKMLEENRRRVEESQRREALEQQRKEEERQRELEMIQRQKEEAARRKKLEEEEEHANRILGKSTSRHKSYGL; from the exons ATGGGTCGTAGCGTGTCACGATCGCGCTCACCGTCTTACAGAAgtagtagaagaagaagaagaagatactctcctcctccttcttcccgAAGCAGCAGGCGGCGTCGAAGGCATAGAAGCAGAAGCTCTTCCTCACACTCTCCTTCACGCAGCCCTACTCCTAAACCCAAAAAagacccaccaccatcaccattaaACAAAAG GCGTCAACATGAGGAAGAGTTGAAACTTTTGGAAGAAGAGACAGCAAGAAAAATCGAAGAAGCAATTCGAAAAAATGTTGAGGAGAAGCTTAATTCAGACGAAGTCAGGTTAGAAATTGAAAGACGTGTGGCAGAGGGTGTGAAGACATTATTTGATGATGTTGAAGCTCAACttggaaaagaaaaggaagatgctCTTGCCGAAGCCAGGAGGAAAGAA GAGCAAGCTCGAAAAGAGCGAGAAGAGCTGGATAAGATGCTTGAAGAGAATAGGAGGAGAGTGGAGGAGTCTCAAAGAAGAGAAGCTCTAGAGCAGCAAAGAAAGGAGGAGGAACGACAAAGGGAATTAGAGATGATTCAAAGACAGAAAGAAGAGGCTGCTCGGAGAAAGAAgctggaggaggaagaagagcatGCTAATCGGATATTGGGTAAGAGCACATCTAGGCATAAGTCTTACGGCTTATAA
- the LOC130714823 gene encoding uncharacterized protein LOC130714823, protein MLDELTLDDITWTPFEDHRAVRPRDPRALNSGYIRTPYGRSVSRHLPERVMRQFGYIQDIPRHPSEIQTTGSLAETADAAYAEFEPHLRPQGIPTTYPGEAVEGYMRWYSRVSHVFIIPEDRREELSAVSAIRRGVELLEQSLEVPGALAPGTQSRILTERALELFRRSSFVGTQGVAFSAIRGAAAAGGRARGGRPRGGGARGGRARGEGDPGEGVRGGRARGPRGRRGRGRGE, encoded by the exons ATGCTGGATGAGCTTACATTGGATGATATCAcatggaccccatttgaggaccatcgggctgTTCGACCGCGGGATCCCAGGGCCCTCAATTCCGGCTACATCAGGACACCTTACGGCCGGTCTGTGAGCCGACATCTACCGGAGAGGgttatgcgccagtttggctacatacaggacatccctcgacacccctctgagatccagacgacggggtcccttgctgagaccgcagatgctgcctatgctgagtttgagccgcatctccgccctcaggggatccctactacatatccgggagaggcggtggagggttacatgaggtggtatagcagagtgtcccatgtgttcatcatccctgaggataggagggaggagcttagtgccgtg tCTGCTATACGTAGGGGTGTggagttgttggagcagtcactggaGGTGCCAGGTGCTCTTGCTCCAGGGACACAGTCCCGAAtcctcactgagagggcgctcGAACTCTTTCGACGGAGTTCCTTCGTTGGTACCCAGGGAGTTGCCTTTTCTGCTATTCGAGGAGCCGCAGCTgcgggaggcagagctcgtggaggcagaccccgtggaggcggagcccgtggaggcagagctcgtggagagggTGATCCTGGAGAGGGTGTTCGTGGAGGTAGAGCTCGTGGACCCAGAGGTCGTAGGGGGCGGGGTCGGGGAGAGTGA
- the LOC130714810 gene encoding aspartic proteinase nepenthesin-1, with product MLPHCSCSSFVTLLTLLLVVVLLVDPTSSTSRGASNGLNNHKLSHPHHGGFRVNLHHVDSGKNLTKLERVQHGINRSKTRLQRLNAMVLAAATTSEDSSQIEAPIHAGNGEYLMELSIGTPPLSYPAVLDTGSDLIWTQCKPCSQCYKQPTPIFDPEKSSSFSKLSCDSNLCSALPTSTCHGNGCQYQYSYGDYSVTQGILGTETFTFGDSGENRVSENRVSIKNIGFGCGEDNEGQGFEQASGLVGLGRGPLSLVSQMKEAKFSYCLTSMDDSKASVLLLGSLAKATKDAISTPLLTNPSQPSFYYLSLEGISVGGTQLSIEQSIFDVSDDGSGGVIIDSGTTITYLEKSVFDTLKKEFISQSNLQLDKSSSTGLDVCFSLPSETTQVEVPKLVFHFKGGDLELPAENYMIADSKLGVACLAMGASNGMSIFGNVQQQNILVNHDLEKETISFVPTQCDQL from the coding sequence ATGTTGCCACATTGTTCTTGTTCATCATTTGTCACATTGCTGACCCTGTTACTAGTGGTGGTTCTTCTTGTTGATCCAACATCTTCAACATCCAGAGGAGCTTCCAATGGTCTGAACAATCACAAACTCTCTCACCCTCACCATGGTGGATTCAGAGTCAATCTTCACCATGTTGATTCAGGGAAGAATCTGACAAAACTGGAGCGTGTGCAACATGGGATCAACCGTAGCAAAACCAGGCTTCAGAGGCTGAATGCAATGGTTCTAGCAGCAGCTacaacatcagaagattctTCACAAATTGAAGCTCCAATTCATGCAGGAAACGGTGAGTATTTGATGGAGTTATCCATTGGAACCCCACCATTATCTTACCCTGCAGTTTTGGACACTGGAAGTGATCTCATATGGACACAGTGTAAGCCTTGTTCCCAATGCTACAAACAACCCACACCCATTTTCGATCCTGAGAAATCCTCATCATTTTCCAAGCTTTCATGTGATAGCAACCTTTGCAGTGCTTTACCAACCTCAACTTGCCATGGTAACGGTTGCCAATATCAGTATTCATACGGTGATTATTCAGTGACACAGGGGATTCTGGGAACAGAGACTTTCACTTTTGGGGACTCTGGAGAAAACAGAGTATCAGAAAACAGAGTATCCATCAAGAACATTGGTTTTGGCTGTGGAGAAGACAATGAAGGTCAAGGGTTTGAACAAGCTTCTGGGTTGGTTGGGCTTGGGAGAGGTCCTTTGTCATTGGTTTCTCAAATGAAAGAGGCTAAATTCTCTTATTGCTTAACCTCCATGGATGATTCAAAAGCTAGTGTTCTGTTATTGGGTTCTCTTGCAAAAGCAACAAAAGATGCAATTTCTACACCTCTTCTCACAAATCCATCACAACCCTCTTTCTATTATCTTTCCCTTGAAGGAATCTCTGTTGGTGGCACTCAATTGTCCATTGAGCAATCCATTTTTGATGTTTCTGATGATGGGAGTGGTGGTGTGATCATAGACTCAGGCACCACAATCACTTATTTGGAAAAAAGTGTTTTTGATACACTCAAGAAGGAGTTCATTTCCCAATCAAATCTTCAATTAGATAAATCAAGCTCAACTGGGCTTGATGTTTGTTTCAGCCTTCCATCAGAGACAACCCAAGTGGAAGTTCCTAAGCTGGTTTTTCATTTCAAAGGTGGGGATTTGGAGTTGCCTGCTGAAAACTATATGATTGCTGATTCAAAGTTGGGTGTGGCTTGCTTAGCCATGGGAGCTTCCAATGGCATGTCTATCTTTGGCAATGTGCAGCAGCAGAACATTTTGGTGAACCATGATCTTGAGAAGGAGACTATTTCTTTTGTGCCTACACAGTGTGATCAGTTGTGA
- the LOC130714817 gene encoding probable magnesium transporter NIPA7 produces MYSSNLIGFVLALVSGAFIGSSFIIKKKGLQRAATLSGSRASGGGYGYLLQPLWWLGMVTMIVGEIANFVAYIYAPAVLVTPLGALSIIVSAVLAHFMLGEKLQKMGMLGCLLCIVGSTMIVLHAPQEKSLSSVLEIWQLAVQPAFLMYTASAMAVTFFLILYCAPRYGQTNIFVYIGICSIIGSLTVMSVKAIGIAIKLTLDGANQFFYIPTWIFTTVAISCIITQLNYLNMALDIFNTAVVSPIYYALFTSFTILASAIMFKDYSGQSISNIASELCGFITVLSGTAVLHSTREPDPPDSTDLYSPLSPKVSWYIQGNGETWKQKEEDEQPFSLITVIRQDHFK; encoded by the exons ATGTACTCAAGCAATTTGATCGGGTTCGTGTTAGCTCTTGTCTCCGGCGCTTTCATCGGCTCCAGCTTCATCATCAAGAAAAAGGGTCTCCAACGCGCCGCCACCCTCAGCGGCTCTCGCGCCAGTGGTGGTGGCTATGGTTATCTCCTTCAACCTCTTTGGTGGCTTGGAATGGTTActa TGATTGTTGGCGAGATTGCGAATTTTGTTGCCTACATTTATGCCCCTGCGGTGCTTGTTACTCCACTTGGTGCTTTGAGTATTATTGTTAG TGCTGTCCTGGCACATTTCATGTTGGGGGAGAAGCTGCAGAAGATGGGTATGCTAGGGTGTCTTCTCTGTATAGTGGGGTCCACTATGATTGTGCTCCATGCGCCTCAGGAAAAGTCTCTCAGTTCTGTGCTGGAAATATGGCAATTGGCTGTTCAACCAG CATTTCTTATGTACACAGCTTCAGCAATGGCTGTAACATTCTTTCTGATTTTGTATTGTGCTCCCCGCTATGGCCAGACTAATATTTTTGTGTATATTGGAATATGCTCCATAATTGGATCCTTAACT GTCATGAGTGTAAAAGCAATTGGCATTGCTATAAAACTTACATTGGATGGTGCAAACCAGTTTTTCTACATTCCGACATGGATTTTCACAACGGTTGCTATTTCCTGCATCATTACTCAATTAAATTACCTTAATATG GCTCTGGATATTTTCAACACAGCAGTTGTTTCTCCTATCTATTATGCCTTGTTCACATCTTTTACAATATTAGCTAGCGCAATCATGTTTAAG GATTATTCTGGTCAAAGTATAAGCAATATTGCATCAGAGCTTTGTGGCTTCATCACTGTTTTATCTGGAACAGCCGTACTGCACAGTACAAGAGAACCAGATCCTCCAGACAGTACAG ATCTTTACAGTCCCTTGTCTCCAAAAGTATCATGGTACATCCAAGGCAATGGCGAAACTTGGAAACAGAAGGAGGAAGATGAACAACCCTTCAGTTTAATCACAGTTATTCGGCAAGACCATTTCAAGTGA